The genomic DNA ATGTCAAAGATGTGTTCTGGCTATTAAGTTACTGATGCCTGTCCGAAGTCTCCTCAGTGTCAGAGCGTTGGTTGACTTGTGAATTCTAGTTGGTTCCAGGCCTGAAAACAGTTATTTTTTGTGAGCATAGTTATTTTAAATCGCCACCTACCTGAGAAgactttttattctcttctgTAATGGTTATCTAGCACCACCACTATATTTTTGCTGGATCTTCTGTGTTGCAGGATGGTGAGACAGCTCTGTACCAAGCTGCAGAGAATGGTCAGGAGAGATGTGTACTGGTCCTGCTGGAGGCTGGCTGTGACCCTGACATCCTCACAACGGTACAACACGGttgttaataaaaatatttcactgtgaCTTAAGACCTACAACCAAATCTTCCTCTCCTGCATCTCTTGTAGGCCAACTGCAGTGCTCTCCATCCAGTTTCAGAAAGAGGAGACACGTCTCTTGTCCAACTCCTCTTAGAGTACAAAGCCCAAACAGACTTTAAGAATCAAGTAAGCAAACGCAAGCTAGGTGGCAGTAGTACACTCTTTCAGGAAGGTTTTTTGGTaacacagatcacacacacatcagctgtgctgcagacactctgcttggaaacaaacacattgtGATTTTACATATTTCCTCTTAAAGCTAACAGTTCATTTTTCTGGTTCATATTGTCTAACAGGATATTCTTGCTTTCAGCACCTAGAGGCTCCTCTCCACCTGGCAGTGAAGAACAGTCACATCCCTGTGATCCATTCTCTACTGAAGGCTGGCTGCGACATTAATGTCACAGATAAGGTATGACCTCCCTACtaacacaggaaaaaaataagATGTTAGCCAGACTATatacaagaaaataaataaacagagaaaatgtttgctgtgttgtaCTGTCCTGTCCTTTGCCACAAACTGTCCCAGAGGTCCCAGACTGCGATGCATCATGCAGCAGAGCTGGCCAAAATAGAAGTGGTGGAGATGCTTCTTAAAGCCGGGTTAGATCTGACACTCCAGGATAAGGTATGAATTCTCACAAGCACGATTTCTAGAGCCATCATAGTGTAGTTATTTCATGCCAGCAGCATGATCCATAATTCTAAATTTGCTAGACTAATTGGAGTATTTCGTTGTGTGTGTTGGATTTGGAGCAGCAGGGGAAGACGGCTCTGGGTGTGGCAGTCAGAGCAGATGAGGTGATTATTGTGGACATGATCATCAAAGCAGAAAGATACTGCGCCTGGAGGACGGTGAGAGAGTaacttttactgttttcatgTATGCTATAATCCAAAATCAATAACTCCATACATCACAAATGATTCATTTCCTAACGTGACAATCTAGATTACTTGAATCCCCTCTAATGCTATTAAAGCATCCACGATAAAATATGACTCATAACCCAGAAACATTTGATGGCCAATTTACCATCAATTTAATTATGAATTTCAAAATATTCAACTCAGACATGGATATTGCTAATCATGTGTCAGTGCCTTTCCAAtaatctcttcctctctgaggcTTGTGGCCTTTATCAATCTGCTGACATGATTTAATTGCCCTTTCAGGCCAACCCCGAGCTTAATGAGAGTGTTCACAGCGAGTATCCGCTAACATTTAAGCTTGACCACCGCTCTGAGACCAAGCAGCTCCGTTTGATGGCCTGGCGCCTGGCGTACGAGCTCCTGAAAGCAGGAGACTGGAAAAGACTGGCCAAACACTGGGGCTTCACTCAGGCTCAAGTGTCGGCCATCGAGGAGCAGTGGATAGGTGACACAAGTCACACTGGCTGACTTCATTGTTTCAAACAGActaattttctgttttatcttcaaATTCACGGAGGCAATACTTAGGTTATTTTTACTAGTGGAATTGTTTTCGTGACTCTACAGTGCAGTGCATGTTTGTCCGCAGGTCAGCACAGCTATAAAGAGCATGGGAACAGGATGCTGCTGATCTGGCTCCATGGGGAGGACTTGGCTCAGAAGAGCCCCGCTAAAGAACTTTACCAGGGCCTCATCCTGACAGGGAACAGGAAAGCTGCAGGTACGTTCAGTTAACAGTTTTTCAAAGATAATACACTGAGAAATTTAGAAACATGTAGCTGTGCTGCCTGGGGATATGTGCCAAACttttaatacagaaaatgttaatttgTCTCACAGATAAGATCCGAATGGAGGCAGAGAGTTCCAGCAGTAAGAGCTGCAGCATTTCATGAGAATGAACACTGTAACtgactgacaaaacaaactCCACATTTAGATTGTTTTCAACTACTCATCTGTACTGGAACTTAGCAgtaaaataatttatttaaaaagaaaataatgccTGAGATCATTAATATATGGCTTTGGTTTAGTGAACTAAACAACTTACTGGTaaacaacagctgctggacgGTCAATCCTCAATTGAAAACATCTATAACACAAATACTTAAACTATGtgattttacacatttcaaTACAGTCTCACCTGtgcataatttaaaataaaaccttttcattgaaatgaatgtcCATTTTGCAATTATTAGCTCTGTCCAGCTGGTAATAATTACAAAACATTTACATCCGCTGTTCTAAACACCTGTACCTCAGTAGTATTTTCCTGGGGAAAATGCTACTGCTCAGAAAATGCCTTTCACATTCATGAAAGGAAGCTGAAAAATCTAATGTTAACctcaaatgtaaacaaattcATTTCAAGATACTTAAATAAAATGGACTTGACGGTAATGCCAAGCTAACTATTTCTGTGATTGTTGCATAGGATGCGTTAAAATTAAAATCTAGACTAGACGAGAGACACTTTCTGTGAGACGTGTGTGCGTGGTCAGTCAACTACTTTGATGGAGTGTACATGACACGTGCTGGTGTGCGTTCGGGAGGAGCTTCTCCCTCCGGTGGAGCTCTGAACCTGTTGGGAGGAGCGAGGAAACTTAGCAGCTGTGGCCTGACCGACGGTGAGCTGAAAgaatgagagaaacaaaaggaaatgttATTTTCCAGCTTCACGTGACTAAAGGTTTTCATGGAATAACACAAAGTGATGCCCACTGTTCCATACCTGCGTAACGGGATGATGACGTTCGACTATCACAGAGCTCATGGGTGGAGCCACACCCATCACCTGCAGGTTGCTGCGTGCAGTCTTACCGACATCAGGACGTGCAGTGATGCGAGCTGTTACAGTCTTTGAGGGTTTTTGTTGACTGGCTGTGACGACACGCCCGCTGAcctgaaacaacaaacagcactgcTTCAAGTATGCATGTGATTATTTTAGCAGACAAGATCGAGTAAGAACACCAACAATGCAGGTGGTGAagtaaaaaagaacaaatgcaaCAACATTGTTTCTTCACACTGGTCTGGAGTATCTGAGAAACTCGAGCCCATCCTTCCAAAGCATGACCTGGGTGACTACGAATCTTTACAGACACTGTAGCAGAGACTTCATTTTCACTAAACCATCCGTCTTGTTGATCAGAATGTGATAACTCGTGATTTGATGATAGAATTATTTTAATAGTTCCACATAGCTGTTATGAAGGTGGACATTGGCATTACTTGTGGGCTCCTTGTACCGACGTCAAAAGATCATTTTGCCTAATGCTAAGCTGTTTGTGGGAACTTACAGCGCCCCCAAGTGGAAGTGAGCTGTGTGCCAGCGTAGTGGGAGGGAATACTTCGGCCCTGGACATAGGGGCACCAGAGCCCccctgaggaaaacagaagcAGGAACATGAGTGGGATTTAGAGGAagtaagaaagaaaggaaagacagagagaatttCAATGCTGTACGAGTACTTGGGTTTAGTGGCATCTACATGAGACCAGCTGAGTGTGAAGACATAATTTGCCACGACAAAAGGtaccaacaaacaaaaattctaaattcaaagaaaataaactatGAATTTTAATTGTATGATATTATTTGCATGAAAGACTGATGAACTGAGTGATCAAATGAGACATTTGAGAGGAAATCAAACTATGGCACAGAAGAACTATGGTGTttagataaatgataaaaataaagtgttttcaGGAGAAATGGTCAGTGTCTAACCATATCCTCCACTTCGCCATAAGAAGGAGCCGGGCGGTCAAAAGGGACTGGGCTGAAGCGTGTGGAGGAGATGGGATATGGTTGAAGCTGAGCCATTGTAGTAGAGCCAGACTCTTCCTGGGGAGGCAGAATAtctacagaaagagaaaaataggaATTGTTTCACACTCTGGCACAATATAGTCTTGATACAAATCTGTTATAGTTCAGTCACCAGTTTTAAAGCTGAATGTTAGACTGGAGTTTCTTTATGATGTGATTATGAAACCTGGATGACAAAAGCCAACCCATTTCCTTTTGGTTAAACAATTTCACTTTTTAGCTCTCCATACTACTGATATGAAATTGGAAATGCACCTATCTTGCTTGTTTGAACATGTGTTAACAATACAGTTTTAACCTGAATGTGTAACAGAGAAGCCAGTGCTGACCACACATCCAAATCAAAGCAAATCAAAAAGGTGGCTGATCATTAAATATGCATAACTAACTGACAGTGAACAATGACTCAGGCAAAGTCTATGTCTTAGTATTGTTGGATCTTGGTGCCACAGATGGCCATGACCTGGGGGGTTCTACAAGGGTCCATCTTGGGACCTCTCTTGTTTAACCTCTATTTACACCAAATCatacaaaataataaagtaGCCTGCTACAATTATAACATGCAAATCTAGATTTCCATTACACCAGATGACTATGCACCTGTCGGATCTCTGTAACTGCAACCAACAAATCAGTGACTGGATGAAGCTAAATTTTCTCCAATCGAAATAAACCCGAGTTAAATGtccacagaaagaaagacagaatgtCCGCTCTCACCTTTACTCCATGTCTTCATATGTCTATCATATCAAAGAGTTAGCAGCATTTTGTTATGCACAGATCTGGAATAACCTCCCAGTTGATTTGAGACAAGCCTTGACTCTGATCATTTATAAGTCAAAGCTACAAACTCTCCTATTCTACACCCTGTAGGACCTAACCCACAATGTTAACATACTACTAAATAACACTAATTGCATGGTTTAATAAAAAGGGCTATTGAACTTTTTCAATCATTCAGTGCCATGTCAAGGTAATAACCTGTGCACAGTACCCCTCAGTCAGCACTTAGTACATCCACTGACTCATCACTCCACTAGATAAAGTCTCCgtccactccactccactgcCCTCTCTTGTAGAAAtagtgtttgtgtcttttctgtcttgATAGCTGCGTTAACTCAATACAGAACAGAGGCAAGGCTAACCTTTATGGTTTGATGCATAGAGCAGGGCTCTATTTATGTAGGTTTAATGTGCTAGTTTGTGTGGTCATTCTGATACAGACCATGCTGATCATGAACTGGAGGTTGCTCTGGTCGTCCCTCTGTGGTGTGAAACATGCCGAGAGCCTCCATGTTGAGAGCACACACGCCCCTCATGAAGGCTTTCTTCATTGATTCTTCATAACGCTCTCGCTCTAGTCGTAGTCTCTGAATCTCTGCCTGGGCCTTCTCTATAGCCTCACAGTGCTGCAGAAACAGGCGGCAGAGCACAGAAGGAATCAGTCATTTATCAGTTTATATAATACCGACAACACGTGACGTGGTTCATTTTCTTAGGCCTTTGTCTTCCACCTTTGATATGCATCTGTAACACCATCAATGAGTTTTCCCTAACTAAATGTTCAAATTGTATGCATTTATAACAATTCACTAAAGAGACTTTTGTACATGCACAGTATCTATGTAAGAAACTAATAAATCATGGTAACCAGTGATACTTTGGGACTGCTTCACATGACTCAGCTCTGCAAATGTACAATGTGTCTTACTGACTACAGAGTGATGTGGATCAAGTATGAATTCACCATACACACGCTGTTTTATATGCAGGTCTTTCACCTGCTTATTTACCTCTGCCAGCTTGGCCTCATACTCTGTAGACAGGCGGGTGCAGACCTCTTCAGCCTTTGCACGGCAAGCCCGCTCCACCTTGACCTTCCAGTGTTTCTGGACCAGAGAGTGCCAGCCTAACCACaccttcttcttcagctgcaaATTGTAGTGCTGCTGTGCCACTTGAGCAGCATAAGCCTGGCAGGGAACCACAAGACCATGAAAATATTTCAAAGGAAATAATTACACCCATAATTCATTCTTGTGCAGGTGCAGTACATTTTCTCTCATGGAGCACTTTGTGTCAGGGTGTAGACAAAAATATGAGTCATCCACtaatttttccatttccagCTATTTTGTAAACATAAAAATACCATATTATATGCACTTTTAGTTTGATATGCAGTATGCCACGTATGGACATTTTGTGAGAGGAGATATTTGAGCAAAAATGTGGCATGTGCATTAACAGTGTGCAGTGACATACTGATGTAAGGGTCAGTAACTCATGCAGAGACTGAT from Chaetodon trifascialis isolate fChaTrf1 chromosome 6, fChaTrf1.hap1, whole genome shotgun sequence includes the following:
- the poc5 gene encoding centrosomal protein POC5 isoform X1 — encoded protein: MSSDEEEQTSPVLPKDSDRGSSVSSELQDEYEELLRYAVVTPKLETLTSAHMQRLSTSYLSAEGFTSHRKDGAHSKHPAAEDGRHSSRTVKSHASPLIVEPPTHSRDSRAMETAGRLSSRASMLSNPLSDRLLVTSERSRPNTPDPRESAVTEMFISEEKISKMENILDTWSNNLKSNVLTELRKWKLALKEQHKLEMKKERERYAVQTAGLKSELESLKGLLHTYETSNQRKDEVIVNLSQVLDRQKVKLEKMRTFTHWRLQHTEAKEEAYAAQVAQQHYNLQLKKKVWLGWHSLVQKHWKVKVERACRAKAEEVCTRLSTEYEAKLAEHCEAIEKAQAEIQRLRLERERYEESMKKAFMRGVCALNMEALGMFHTTEGRPEQPPVHDQHDILPPQEESGSTTMAQLQPYPISSTRFSPVPFDRPAPSYGEVEDMGGSGAPMSRAEVFPPTTLAHSSLPLGGAVSGRVVTASQQKPSKTVTARITARPDVGKTARSNLQVMGVAPPMSSVIVERHHPVTQLTVGQATAAKFPRSSQQVQSSTGGRSSSRTHTSTCHVHSIKVVD
- the poc5 gene encoding centrosomal protein POC5 isoform X2; protein product: MSSDEEEQTSPVLPKDSDRGSSVSSELQDEYEELLRYAVVTPKLETLTSAHMQRLSTSYLSAEGFTSHRKDGAHSKHPAAEDGRHSSRTVKSHASPLIVEPPTHSRDSRAMETAGRLSSRASMLSNPLSDRLLVTSERSRPNTPDPRESAVTEMFISEEKISKMENILDTWSNNLKSNVLTELRKWKLALKEQHKLEMKKERERYAVQTAGLKSELESLKGLLHTYETSNQRKDEAYAAQVAQQHYNLQLKKKVWLGWHSLVQKHWKVKVERACRAKAEEVCTRLSTEYEAKLAEHCEAIEKAQAEIQRLRLERERYEESMKKAFMRGVCALNMEALGMFHTTEGRPEQPPVHDQHDILPPQEESGSTTMAQLQPYPISSTRFSPVPFDRPAPSYGEVEDMGGSGAPMSRAEVFPPTTLAHSSLPLGGAVSGRVVTASQQKPSKTVTARITARPDVGKTARSNLQVMGVAPPMSSVIVERHHPVTQLTVGQATAAKFPRSSQQVQSSTGGRSSSRTHTSTCHVHSIKVVD
- the ankdd1b gene encoding ankyrin repeat and death domain-containing protein 1B — its product is MERKAVAMRAMLKKHCPTKEDLDPRKWMRQETVRGFADFIMSKHSDQDTDNSFDNKEMLLDTEKQFMEAAKRNDVETMKILGKRLNPNAKNVHDRTALHFAVAGKNTEAVQLLLQRRVKVDQKDKYGVAPIHLAAWFGSLEILKLLVQAGAEQKVENEEGLNIMHCAAINNHTDIIEYIVDDLQMKELDKDDQSGNRSFALAAEHGCVDTLEMLMGPYNMATMKPNKRGDTPLHFAARNDHLDAVQLLLQSFDTRNEVNMDGETALYQAAENGQERCVLVLLEAGCDPDILTTANCSALHPVSERGDTSLVQLLLEYKAQTDFKNQHLEAPLHLAVKNSHIPVIHSLLKAGCDINVTDKRSQTAMHHAAELAKIEVVEMLLKAGLDLTLQDKQGKTALGVAVRADEVIIVDMIIKAERYCAWRTANPELNESVHSEYPLTFKLDHRSETKQLRLMAWRLAYELLKAGDWKRLAKHWGFTQAQVSAIEEQWIGQHSYKEHGNRMLLIWLHGEDLAQKSPAKELYQGLILTGNRKAADKIRMEAESSSSKSCSIS